In one window of Romboutsia hominis DNA:
- a CDS encoding NlpC/P60 family protein, with product MKRKILVPMFASVVALSMNSVANADEKANVEQKEDKQNTLKLDEFKDVSYKVATVKDGVAVKIRKQGEVKKVAYTGEEFKVLGIQGEWVKISDNGEDGWLPKRFVDIKEAHGYTTENKVNFRKEANTDSDIIDELDLGSSLKVLEDKGEWVKVKKGEDEGYVKASYISDQAPVIEEQVAQDKQNLNDAAVDTNVSNNDTDNNDVNNNTNNSSSTSMNTNSNSNANNSLNTDKNANSNSSTDSELNTIKKPSSNENNVQADKITQEKNDSYNPPASNTSAAQAVVNLAYAKLGSPYVWGAEGPNSFDCSGLTSYVYRNAAGVSLPRSSSAQAGYGQTVSRSNLKPGDLVFFSTNGTGNVSHVGIYVGGGTMIHSPKPGKSVETANINSSYYSSTFVTAKRVL from the coding sequence ATGAAAAGGAAAATATTAGTACCAATGTTTGCATCAGTTGTAGCATTATCAATGAACTCAGTTGCCAATGCAGATGAAAAAGCAAACGTAGAACAAAAAGAAGATAAACAAAATACTTTAAAATTAGATGAATTTAAAGATGTTTCATATAAAGTTGCAACTGTTAAAGATGGAGTAGCTGTAAAGATAAGAAAACAAGGTGAAGTTAAAAAAGTAGCTTACACTGGAGAGGAATTTAAAGTTTTAGGTATTCAAGGTGAGTGGGTAAAAATATCTGACAATGGTGAAGACGGTTGGTTACCAAAAAGATTTGTAGATATAAAAGAAGCTCATGGGTACACTACTGAAAACAAGGTAAACTTTAGAAAAGAAGCAAATACAGACTCTGATATAATAGATGAGTTAGATTTAGGAAGTTCACTTAAAGTTTTAGAGGACAAGGGTGAATGGGTGAAAGTTAAAAAAGGTGAAGATGAAGGGTATGTTAAAGCATCTTATATTTCTGATCAAGCCCCAGTTATAGAAGAACAAGTTGCTCAAGATAAGCAAAATTTAAATGATGCAGCTGTTGATACTAACGTAAGCAATAACGATACAGATAATAATGATGTAAATAATAATACAAATAATTCTTCAAGCACTAGCATGAATACTAACTCAAATAGCAACGCAAATAATTCTTTAAACACTGATAAAAATGCTAACTCAAACAGTAGTACAGATAGTGAATTAAATACAATAAAAAAACCTAGTTCAAATGAAAACAATGTACAAGCTGACAAGATAACTCAAGAAAAAAATGATTCTTACAATCCACCAGCAAGTAATACATCAGCTGCTCAAGCTGTAGTTAATTTAGCTTATGCTAAGTTAGGGTCACCATATGTTTGGGGTGCAGAAGGTCCAAATAGCTTTGACTGTTCAGGTCTTACATCTTATGTATATAGAAATGCAGCAGGAGTATCATTACCAAGATCGTCAAGTGCTCAAGCTGGATACGGACAAACTGTAAGTAGATCTAATCTTAAACCAGGTGATTTAGTATTCTTCTCAACTAATGGGACTGGAAATGTAAGTCATGTTGGAATATATGTAGGTGGAGGAACAATGATTCACTCGCCTAA